GTTCTCTACTCGCTTTACTTCTCTTCGTGCGCAATGCGAAGTGTGTAATACGCAATGCTGCCGATCCGGTTGTGGCTATTTGATGACGTTGATGACGGTGCCGGCACCGACGGTACGGCCACCCTCACGAATCGCGAACTTCTGACCCTCGTCCATCGCGATCGGTGTAATCAACTCGACCGTCATCTCCGTATTATCACCAGGCATCACCATCTCGGTCCCCGCAGGCAACGTCACCGACC
This window of the Actinomycetota bacterium genome carries:
- a CDS encoding elongation factor Tu, which codes for SVTLPAGTEMVMPGDNTEMTVELITPIAMDEGQKFAIREGGRTVGAGTVINVIK